In Paludibaculum fermentans, the genomic stretch TGTCGACGATGGAGGTCCGCATCTTGGCGGCGTCAAAGATGCCGCGGATCTCGCGCACCTTTTCGACAGGCTGCGACGTGTTGTACTTGCCCCACACCGACCGTACTTCGGCCCAATGGAGATTGAACCGCGCCAGGAACTCGGCGGCGGTTTTCGGCTCTTCGTCGATCTCGTCGGTGGTGATGCCGAGCTTGATTTCGTCGAGAGGCAGGGCACGCAGCAAGCCGCCAAGGGCAGCGGTCAACGCGGCGCGCCGGGTGAGTGGGAGCAGGCCAGTCATGCCAAACAGTATGTCATCACTGGCTGCCAGGTCCCGGTGAGTTTGGTGCTCAACCAGGTGCTGACAGCGTTCAGGGATGCGGCGTCGCTGTAGCGAACAGCCTCCCTACGAAATGGACACATTTCCGATGTAAGCTTTTTGCGTCCCCCGAGACTACCTGTTTGAACGCGATGAACAGCATTGCCCAGACAGTCGGGACGGCAAGCATGGATGATCTCCAAAAAGTGACCTTCCTGCGATTGATGGAGGACTACTCCGCGGCGTTGGCGCGTCTTGCGGGTGCTTACCTGCCGCAGCCCGAAGACCGGGAAGACCTGCTCCAGGAGATTGCCGCCGCCGTCTGGACGGCCATTCCCCGGTTCAAAGGCGAGGCGAGTGAGCGCACCTGGCTGTACCGGATCGCGCACAATACCGCGATTACGGTTGCCGCCAAGGTCCGCCGCCGCGGCCGGGTCGAAACCGCCTTTGAGGTCGCCGGCGAACCGGTGGGCGCCGGTGCCGCGGGTGACGAGCGCCTGATCCGGCAGCAGCAGCAGGACTGGCTTACTGCGGCCATCCGCGAGTTGCCGGTGGTCGACCGGCAGGTCCTGGTCCTGCACCTCGAAGGCCTCCGCTACTCGGAGATCCACGAGGTGACCGGCCTAGGGGAAGGCGCGATTGGGGTCCGGCTGACGCGGATCCGGGAACGACTGGGCCATGCGATTCGCCGAAAGGAGAGTGAACTGTGAACCACGAACATGACCTGCTGAGTGACCTGTGGAACAGTTCGGCTCCGGTTCCGATGAAAAAAGGAGACGAAATGCTTCACCTGGCAATCGAACGAACCAGGGCGCTAGACCGGCAGATTGCCGGGCGCAACTCACTCGAATGCGCGGCTGCCCTGTTGATTACCGCATTCTTCGGCTGGGCCGCCCTGCGCGCGCCGAGCCCCCTGGAACAACTGGGCCTGGCCATTGTTTCGCTGAGCGGGCTTTGGATCATCTATTACGTCCGGCACCACGGCCGGGGGCCGAGCCCCGTGGATGCGGGGCTCGACCTGTCTGCTTATCGCAAGGTGCTGCTGGAGAACTATAGCCGGCAGATCCGCCTCCTCCAGACCGTGCAGTTCTGGTACCTGGGGCCGCTCTATGCCGGGCTGCTGATTGCCAATGCCGGCGCTGCGTTGCGGTTGACCAGGGAAGGCCGCGGCGTCCTTGGCCCCGTGCTCACCGTCACACTGGTAACCCTCGTCTTCGCCGCGATTCTGTTGCTGAACCAGCGTGTGGGCGTCGGGCGGCTGAGAAGTGCCAGGAAGGAACTGGTTGAACTCACCGGCGGAGAGTGAGACAACACGCGCGGGGCACGGCTTGCCGCTGGCCGCCGGATTCACCAGCGTGTGGAGGAATCAGCGAGAGAATTGCCCGGATCGCAGGGGGCGATTGTGAGATCCAGTCTCCCCCTGCAAGTGGCCTCAGTCCTCATCTTCCTCATCATCCTCCACGTCATCTTCGTCGTCCTCGTCTTTGTCGTCGTCATCCTCCTCCACTTCCAGATCTTCCTCGTCGTACACCTCTCGCTCCTCGTCGTCCTCCTCCTCCAGATCGGCCTCGGGAGGAGGCAGGAACGTGGGCGCCCATTTCTCGTCCCACTCCTGCTGCGTCACTCCTCGGGCTGCTTCGGGGAGATTCGCAGCCGCGCCCGCGGCACCGCCACCCGCCAGCGCCTCCGCGGCCTGCATCAGCCGGTCGCCTCGGGCGGCCTCGGAACAGGTTCCGGCGGAGCCTTTGAGTAGCTCGATGGCCGACGCGCGTCCCGGCGCATCCAGGGTGTTCACGACGGAGTTGAACGCAAACAGCAGCCCTTCCACGGACTCGTCAGGCAGCCGCGTCATGAGGTCGGCCAAGTTTTGAAGGATTCCGGCGGGGTTCACAGAAGGAGTTTATAGCATGATTCCGCCGGTTCAGCACTGGCTGCGCTTCGACCGGCGCCTTCACCGGCGGGCCGTCCTCCTCTCTCTCTGCCTAGTGTCCTGTTGCGACGCCCCACATACCGACCGATTGATTCGCTTCTCAGGACAAGCCCGCTACCGCAGCGTCACGTCGAACTCGTAGAATCCCTGATTGGAAGCGAACCGCTTTCCCTTGCGGCCGTTCACCGTGAACCAGACGCGCCCTTTCTCCGATTTGGAGATCAGCGCACCGGCCGGTTGGTCAGGCGACACCAGCGCGTCGTTGCGGGGGCCGGCGACACCATCCGGGCCTCCGCAGCCGGCTGAGGGATTGTCCAGGTCCCAACACGCATTGCCCCTGGTGTTCGTTATGACTGCCTGTAGCTTTTGGGGATTGGGGATGCCGGCACCCCACTCCAGGTGAGCTGGAAGGACGACGTGATACTGGCCCGGACCGTGTTCCTCCACCATCGCCTCGGGCGGAGTGCAGAGATTCCGTCCGCTGAGGCAAGTAGTGGGGCTGAAGGTGATCTCCGAATTGACGACGGTAATCTCGGACGACACTTGCGGTTCATCGGGTTTGAACTTCCAGCCGAGAATGTCGTGATTCTCCCAGCCTTCGCCGGTGGACGCGGTGAAACCGATAAACGCCCGCCCTTGCGCATCCACGACGGTGGACAGATCCACCGGTACGCGCAGTTCCGGCTCGCCGTCGTCCAGGTAGACCAGCAGCATCGGCGGTTTGTAGCGGATGCGGGCGAGGTGGGGGCGCCCGTCCTTGAGCCGGATCTTCAGCCTGGTGCCGGTCCCCAGGCGATTGGGCGGCCAGCGCATCTTGCCCACCTGGCCGTTGGTGCACACGGCGATGTAGTTGTCGGATGGGTCCAGCCCGTCCCTGTTCCGGTGCGTATCGAAGAAGACTGCGATGCTGTGTGGAATGCCGGGTTGCGAGCGGTCCTGCCGTCCGTCGCCCAGTGCGAAGCCGCGAGCCGAGCCTCGGCCCGCGAGCGCCTCCGGCCCGTTGTTTTGGAGCACGAAGGCGAAACCATCCGCGCCGTTGCCCAACCCGCCCTGCTGCGTCAGTTGAAACTGGAACACCATCTCGAAGCCGGCCGCGATTGGCTGGCGCTCAGCGAACCAGGCGGCGCCGGCCGTCTGCGGAAGGGCAGGTGTCAGGCGGATGCGGTTCTGCCACACTTCGGCGTCACCCACGAGTTGGAGCTTGAACCCCTCCTGCCCCCGCACCATGACCATGGCTGCAGCGGCCGCCAGTACTGCCGCGACACACCGCGAAGGAAACCGATCCATGAGGTTGAGCATATCGCGCGAGCAGCCCCTGACTCGTCGACGGCGCAATCCGTCATCGCGCCCCAGCAAGGGATCCCACAGGGAAATGCAGGCCGCTGCATGGTTCACGCCATGCTTGCAGCGAGGCCTGGATGATTTTCCTCTACGGCCACCCACAAACTCCCTGCTTCGCGAATACAATTGTAAGGACCCAGAACTAAAAAACGCAGAGGGGCGCTTCAATAGTGATTGGCATCATCGATACCGTAGTCATCGTTCTCAGCCTGGTCCTCGTAGTGGGCGCGGTGCTGCGGGCAGCCGGTAAGAAACAGACCGACGCCGAGTATTTCCTGGCTGGCCGCGATTTGCGCTGGCCGTTTGTCGGCATGTCGCTGCTGGCTTCAAACATCTCGGCGGAGCATGTCGTCGGCCTGGCAGGAGACGGCTACCGCGTCGGCCTGGTCACCGGCGGCTATGAGTGGATGGCCGCCTGGTGCCTCATCATCCTCGCGTCCCTGTTCACTCCGCTCTACCTGCGCCGCCGGATCTACACCATTCCCGAGTTCCTCGAGCACCGCTTCGGCTGGGGCCTACGCGCCTTCCTCTCGGGCAACCTGCTGCTGATGAACGTGCTCACCAAGAACGCCATCGACCTCTGGGCCGGCTCGCTCCTGCTCCATCTCCTCTTTGGCTGGAACCAGACCGGGGTGATGGTCGCCCTGTCCATCCTGACAGCCCTCTACACCATGAAAGGCGGCCTGCGCGCCGTGGTCTATGCGGACATGGTGCAGGGCACGTGGCTCATCATCAGCGGCATCGTCCTCACCATCGTCGGACTGGTGGCGGTGGGCGGTTGGAGCGGCCTGACGGCTCGCGTCGATCCCGCGCTGCTCCACATGGTGAAGCCGCTCGATTCTGAACTGCCCATCACGGGGTTCCTGATTGGGAACCTGTTCGGCGGCATGTTTTATTGGTGCATGGACCAGACGAACGTCCAGCGCGTCCTGGGGGCGCGCTCAGTGGACGACGGCCAGAAGGGCGCCATCTTCGCCGGCTTTCTCAAACTGCTCATCCCGTTCATTCTGGTGCTGCCCGGTGTCATCGCGCACGCCCTCTATCCGAACTTGGCCCGGGCTGACATGGCTTATCCCCGCATGGTCAGCGACCTCCTGCCCGTTGGCTTGCGCGGAGTCGTACTGGCCGGGCTCATCGCGATCCTGATGTCTTCCATGAGCGCCTGCTACAACGCCAGCGCCACCCTGGTGGTCCGCGACTTCTTCATGCGCTGGAAGCCGGGCCTCAGCGACGAGCAGCAGGTCGCCATCGGGCGGAAGATCACCGTGCTGATGGCCCTGTTGGGCGTGCTGGCGGCGCCCCTGGTGGGCCGCTCCGTCACGATCTGGAACTACCTCCAGATGCTCTCCGCTTATCTGGGTGTGCCGTTAGGCGCGGTCGTCTTCATGGGCCTGCTGTGGAAACGCGGGAACACCGCCGGAGCCATTGCCGGCGGAACGACCGGGTTTGCGCTGGGCCTGTTCCTGATGATGGACCAGACGCTCGGCTGGGGCCTGGTCGCGCACCCCTATCTCACCTCGTTCCTGCACCGGTCGATCCTGGTGTGGGTGCTGGCCGCGGTCACCATGGTGGTGGTCAGTCTCATGACCGCGCCGCCGGCCCAGAGCAAGGTGGAGGGCAATGTGTTTGGATCCGCCCCGGCACAGACAACGGCAGGGACGGGCTATCGCCTCTGGGCCGTAGGGCTCTTCATGTGCACGCTGGTCCTGTGGTGGGCGTTCCGGTAAGCTTGAAAGGCCGCGCTTCCGGTGGAGTTCGGACGGGAATCGGCGTTCGATGAGCAGGTAAATCCGCGGAATAAACGGCGCCTATTGCGCGAACGATATAATCCCGTGAGGAGAGAATATTGCCGGAAGAAAAATCGCCCGGAGGTTCCACCATTCGCCGATACTCCAGCGGTGAATGGGCTCACCCCCAGACTGGCCAGCCTGGGGATTCCTCGCTTCAATTTGCGGCGGCCCGCGACGAAGCCTATCAGGCCCTGCTCGGTGAACCGCGGCACATTGACCTCGAAGCCATCCCGCTGGTTCCTCGCATTGATGTCCACACGTATGTTCGCTCCAGCCCACAGGGAGAAGTGGTGGCTCTGGTGACCAGCGGCATGAGCGATCTGCCCATGCACGTTCCGCCGGCGGCCGGCGAGGACGCACCCCGCCGCGTCGAGTTGATCTTTTACTGCGCGGAGCCAAGTCAGGAGTACATCGACACGCTGCGTTGGGTCGGCCGCTTCCTTCACGACCGGAAGACCTGGCTGAGCTACGGCCACACGATGCCCAACGGCAACCCACCGGCTCCGTTTTGGGGCAGCCAAGTCCTGGACACGCTGCTGTTCATGCCCACGATCGTCCGCCGCGACCAGGCGCTTCCCGAAAAGTTGGTTCTGTCCGGCGACCCCGTGCACTTCCTTTGGGTGGTCCCGCTCTCCACCCCCGAATGCAATCTGAAGCTGGAGCACGGCTTCGGCGCCATCCTCGACTTATTCCAGGCGAACCGCCATCCCCACGTATTCAACCCCTCGCGCAAGAGCTACGTGTAGCGGACAGCCCGCCCGCCCGCGTGGTTCCTGGTTGTCGCTGCTCAGTCCTGCTGCCCCTCCGGGCCCCAAGGGGCGCACCGGAAGGCAACGGCAATCCCGGAATGTGACTAGTTCGGCCTCACTGGCCCGCTGCCCTACCCTCGCTCACGTGCCCGCAATTTCGACCCAGTGAATCGTCACGGCCGCCTGCGCCTGCACGTCGATCACGACCCGGCCCGCTACGCCGCCCGGCATCGTCCAGGTCATGAATCCGCGCTCCGGACCAGGCTTCACCCCCATCTCCGCACCTGCCGCACTGCACTCCTGCCCGTTGACCCGCACGGCGCCCAACCCGCCTCCCTCCAGTTCCATCCTGACCCGTGCGCGCTGCAAGGCCGGCCCACAGTGCACCCGGAACGCCGCCCACTGCCCGGCCGCCAGCTTCTGCGGCAGTTGCGTGGGCGAAGGCTCGCCCGGAGCCGACGTATCCGCATAGGTCACGACATGCCGCCGCGCCTTGCCCGCCAGCGTCTGCAGCCGCCCGCATTCGTGCAGCAGGGCGGGGTAGTTCTCCGCGTCCGGCATCTGCGTCTGCGAATCCATGTAGTTGAACAGGTACACCCTGTCTGCTCCGCGTTCCAAGAGGGAGGCCGCGGCGCCCCGCACCGTCTCGATTGAATTCATCGGAATCGGCCGGTAGGCAGGATAGGGGCGCAGCAGCAGTTCCAGCCCGGCCGCCAGGGTCACCCGGTCTCCAGCCAGGCGCCGCCACAACTCCACCGGCATGTCCGTTTCGGCGCTCGCCCAGAACGGCGTGAAGACCAGCAGATCGATCAGCCCTTCGCGGGCCCACAGGGCTCCATCCAGCCCCAGGTCGATCGCAGTCTGCGGACGCGATGGGACCCGCGCGCCTAACCCGATCTTGTGGCCCCTCCGCTTCGCCCAACTGTCCGCCAGCCGCCTCGTCTTTCGAACGAACTCCGTCAGCAGCCGGCCGCCCTCTGTCTCCCGCCCCGGGCTGAAGTGGAAGCCGAACCGCATCCAGTCGAGTTCCAGGCCATCCACGTCGTACCGTTCCAGATACTCCTCCACCAGCCGGAAATGGTACGCCCGAACCTCCTCGTGCGCGAAGTCGAACGCGCGGTCGCGCCAGTCTACGGCTCTCCAGGGCAGCCGCCGGAACTGCGGATTCTGCCGCCAGAAGGTGCTGTGCATGTAGCTGTCCGGGTCGTCGACGTTATGCAGGTCGTTCATGCGCATCGAAATCCAGGGCGACAGCCCCCGCCTCCGCGCGCGTTCAATCCACACGGCATAGGGATCGATGCCCTGCTGCGCCAGCGACCATGCCGTGTGCACCCACTTCCGTGCATTCACCCGCCCCTCGCCCGTAGTGGACCGGAACAGCGGTTGATCGTCAGGGCCGTCCGGATCATAGCCCTTCCAAATGGGGTCCCAAACCTTGCTCGCAAAACTGGTCCGCTGCGAGTTGCCGCTGAGCACGAGCTCACGGACCTGTGTCTCCGCATACTGATCGACGAACGCGGCCACTGACTCCTTCGTATGCGTCTGGCCCGCTCGTGTGAAGAACCAGTGGCTATTGTCTTCATTCAGGCACAACGCAGTGCCCCGAGCCGCGCTGAGCGGCTGGGCGCTCGCCACCGACCCCACCGTCTGCACAAACTGCCGTCGATTCATACCGACCAGCTTAGTCGATAGGCCCCTGCCCTCAGAATCGCTGCCGGCATGGAGGGCGTCGCCCACGGCGAGGCTCCAGCGGTGGCGGTGCCGCGACGTGTCACGTCCCCCACCACGCCCAACAGGGCAGGCAGTCCACCCATCTAAAATGAAGTACCCGGAGCCCCGGAGGTCCTCACCGGATCCATGCTGAAACGTCGTATCATTCTCCCGGCCGTCCTGATGGCGGCCTCCCTCCTGCCTGCCGCCCAAGACAATCCGCCGGGCGCGCCGCCCGCCCTGGAACTGACTCTACGGCCCGCCGCACCGGACACAGCGGGAATCATCCCCTCCGTTGACGTGACGCTGGTCTTTCCCGTGTTTGCCACGGTCGAACTGGCCTTCCTTCCGAACAACGTCGAGACGGTGGCGCGGACCATCACGCTCGTCACGGCCCGCGATGCAGCCGGACCCCTGCCGCTGCGGGTCACGGACGATCCGGAGTCCGCGGAGGGCCCCGCCAGGCACTGGTCGGCCGGACGCCCGGTCCAGGGTCCCGTGACCTTGCGCTACCGCGCGCCCATCTCGAACCGGCCGGCGCCTCGCGGAGCCGCTCCCCCTCTCGAATTACGCTCCGATACCGGAGCATTCTCCGGAGCCGGCGCGAGCTTTCTCCTTCTGCCGCGGAGCGCCGCGCCCGACCGTCTCCGCCTGCACTGGGATCTATCAGCAATGCCTGCCGGCGCGCGTGGTGTTTCGAGCCTGGGCTCCGGCGACCGGACCGTCCTCCTGGAAGATGCGATAGGCCGGCTGAAGTCGACCTTCTTCCTGGCCGGGCGGCTCCAACTCTTTCCCGAACAGCCACCCGAGCGCGGCTTCTTCTCCGCCTGGCACGGAACTCCGCCGATGGACCTCGCCCGCCTGATGGCCTCCGAACAGAAGCTGTATGCCTTCTACGAGAAATTCTTCAGCCGCCCGGCGGAGTCGCCGTACGGGGTCTTCCTGCGCGAAAACCCCGTGAATCCCGGCGGCGGGATGGGGCTCACCGACTCGTTTATTGCAACCTTCGGGCCGAAGGTCACCGCGGAGGATCTGACCATCACGCTGGCCCACGAGATGCTACACACCTTCGCCGGAGGACTGGATCAGCCGGCCGGGTTGGAAGGCTCCTGGTTCTCCGAGGGGCTGGCGGTGCACTACGCCCGGCTGTTGGCTTTGCGCGCCGGCCAGATCACGCCTGCCGAATTCCTGCACGACCTCAACTCGACTGCGGGCCGCTACTACACGAATGCGTTCCTGGGCACGCCGAACTCGGAGATCCCGAAGCGGTTCTGGGCGGATACAAGAATCCGGGTGTTGCCGTACGACCGCGGCTCGTTGTACTTTGCGGTGCTCGACACGCAGTTGCGGGCGGCGTCCCATGCGCAGACTGGTTTGGACGAACTGTTGATGCAATTCCTCGCACGGCGCAAGCGGGCGCTGCCGCTGGACGAAACCGCGTGGTGCTCGCTGCTGGAACAGGCATTGGGCACGCCGGGGCCCGAGTCCTACCGGGCGATGTTGGCGGGCGCGCTGCAGCTCCCGGAGTCCGGTGCCTTCGGGCCGCAGTTTGAACGCACCACCACGCGGCTGCGCCGCTACGAGTTGGGCTTCGCGCCCGAGGTGCTCATTGAGCCGCGGCGTGTGGTGCGCGGGCTCAAGGAGGATTCGGCGGCCGCGCGCGCCGGCCTGCGGAATGGGGATGAGATCACGAGGCCGGTCCCCCAGGATGTGGTGCAGGCGCAGCAGGAAGCCACCCTGACTCTGCACGTGAGCAGGGCGGGGCAGTCGCTCGTCATCACCTATCTGCCGCGCGGCGAGGAAGTGGACGCGTGGCAGTGGCGCATGGCCGGTGGCCCTCCGCGCCGGTGAACTCCGATATGCTGGCTCCGTGCTCTTGGCTGCGCACGCAGGCCGTGCGGCACAGCATGTTCTCCGTGAGATTGGGCATCATTTTATGTCGGCTGGAACTCGCACAACGGATGGAATCTTTCGCCGGTCTTCCCGTGGGTCGACGGGCCTCGCGTTCATATTGCTCACCCTGAGCCTGGCTGCGGCCTGCCCAGTCTGGGGCGCCGTGCGCGGCCGGTTGAAAGTCTCAGCGAACCACCACTACCTTCAGTACGAGGACGGCACGCCCTTCTTCTACCTGGGCGACACCGCGTGGGAACTGATGCACCGCCTGGATCGCGAAGCGGTCGACCGCTATCTCGAGAACCGCGCCCGCAAGGGGTTCACCGTGATCCAGGCCGTGGTCCTGGCCCAGATCGGCGGTTTGACTGAACCCAATGCCTACGGCGACCTGCCCCTCAACGGCAAGGATCCGGCCCAGCCCAACGAGGCTTATTTCCGGCACGTGGACTATATCGTCAGCAAGGCGGAATCTCTTGGCCTGTTCGTCGGCATGCTGCCCACCTGGGGTTCGTATTGGAATCTCACGCCAGGCAACACCGGCCACATTTTCAATGTCGAGAATGCCCGGACCTATGGCCGCTTCCTGGGCCGCCGTTATAAGGACAAACCGATCATCTGGATCCTTGGCGGCGACCGCACCATCACCAGTGAGGAGGAACGCGCCGTGATGAATGCGATGGCGGCCGGCCTGGAGGAGGGTGACGGGAAGACGCACCTCAAGACCTTCCATCCTTCGGGGCCGGGCCAGTCCTCCAACCACCTGCACAACGCGCCGTGGCTCGACTTCAACATGTACCAGTCCTCTCATGGCGCGCAGGATCACGACAACGGCCTGTACGCGGAACACGACTACGCCCTGCAGCCGCCCAAGCCGACCCTGGACGGGGAACCCCGTTATGAGCAGATGCCTGTCGGCTTCTACTTTCAGAACTACAGCCGCCACATTCGCTTCGACGACTACGATGCCCGCCAGGCGGCCTACTGGTCGCTGTTTGCAGGCGCCTGCGGCCACACTTACGGCAACAACAACATCTGGCCCATGTGGCAACCGGGCCGCGCTCCAGCCATCTTCTCCGACATCCCCTGGTATGAGGCTCTCGACCACCCCGGCGCCTTCCAGATGACCTTCGTGCGCCGCCTGTTCGATTCGCGGCCTTTCCAGACGCTGGAACCTTATCCCGCCATCGTCAAGTCCGGACCAGCGACAGGAGGAGCCAAGGTCCGTGCGCTGCGAGCCGCCAACGGATCGTTCGCCTTCATCTACTCCCCGCGCGGCGAAAGCTTCACAGTCGACAAGAACGCCATCCAGGCCAAGCGGGTGCGGGAGATCTGGTACGACCCCCGCTACGGAGTCGCCCGCCAAATTCACATCTCCGACAATTGGGGCTACCAGACCTACACGCCGCCCACGTCGGGGCGTGGGAACGATTGGATCCTGATCCTGGAAGACGAAGCCGCACAGTTTCCCCTTCCGGGCACCTCAGCGCCGGCTCCGGCCGCCAGGTGAATGGGAGCCGGCCGCCAGCAAACGTGGACGCCGGGAATAGTGCGGTGCCTCCGGTAGCCAATGGATTGGCCCCCGGGACGGGCTCATTTACAGCCACGAGCCCCGCAAGCGTATCCTCCAT encodes the following:
- a CDS encoding RNA polymerase sigma factor encodes the protein MDDLQKVTFLRLMEDYSAALARLAGAYLPQPEDREDLLQEIAAAVWTAIPRFKGEASERTWLYRIAHNTAITVAAKVRRRGRVETAFEVAGEPVGAGAAGDERLIRQQQQDWLTAAIRELPVVDRQVLVLHLEGLRYSEIHEVTGLGEGAIGVRLTRIRERLGHAIRRKESEL
- a CDS encoding L-type lectin-domain containing protein gives rise to the protein MDRFPSRCVAAVLAAAAAMVMVRGQEGFKLQLVGDAEVWQNRIRLTPALPQTAGAAWFAERQPIAAGFEMVFQFQLTQQGGLGNGADGFAFVLQNNGPEALAGRGSARGFALGDGRQDRSQPGIPHSIAVFFDTHRNRDGLDPSDNYIAVCTNGQVGKMRWPPNRLGTGTRLKIRLKDGRPHLARIRYKPPMLLVYLDDGEPELRVPVDLSTVVDAQGRAFIGFTASTGEGWENHDILGWKFKPDEPQVSSEITVVNSEITFSPTTCLSGRNLCTPPEAMVEEHGPGQYHVVLPAHLEWGAGIPNPQKLQAVITNTRGNACWDLDNPSAGCGGPDGVAGPRNDALVSPDQPAGALISKSEKGRVWFTVNGRKGKRFASNQGFYEFDVTLR
- a CDS encoding sodium:solute symporter family transporter, with translation MIGIIDTVVIVLSLVLVVGAVLRAAGKKQTDAEYFLAGRDLRWPFVGMSLLASNISAEHVVGLAGDGYRVGLVTGGYEWMAAWCLIILASLFTPLYLRRRIYTIPEFLEHRFGWGLRAFLSGNLLLMNVLTKNAIDLWAGSLLLHLLFGWNQTGVMVALSILTALYTMKGGLRAVVYADMVQGTWLIISGIVLTIVGLVAVGGWSGLTARVDPALLHMVKPLDSELPITGFLIGNLFGGMFYWCMDQTNVQRVLGARSVDDGQKGAIFAGFLKLLIPFILVLPGVIAHALYPNLARADMAYPRMVSDLLPVGLRGVVLAGLIAILMSSMSACYNASATLVVRDFFMRWKPGLSDEQQVAIGRKITVLMALLGVLAAPLVGRSVTIWNYLQMLSAYLGVPLGAVVFMGLLWKRGNTAGAIAGGTTGFALGLFLMMDQTLGWGLVAHPYLTSFLHRSILVWVLAAVTMVVVSLMTAPPAQSKVEGNVFGSAPAQTTAGTGYRLWAVGLFMCTLVLWWAFR
- a CDS encoding suppressor of fused domain protein, whose amino-acid sequence is MPEEKSPGGSTIRRYSSGEWAHPQTGQPGDSSLQFAAARDEAYQALLGEPRHIDLEAIPLVPRIDVHTYVRSSPQGEVVALVTSGMSDLPMHVPPAAGEDAPRRVELIFYCAEPSQEYIDTLRWVGRFLHDRKTWLSYGHTMPNGNPPAPFWGSQVLDTLLFMPTIVRRDQALPEKLVLSGDPVHFLWVVPLSTPECNLKLEHGFGAILDLFQANRHPHVFNPSRKSYV
- a CDS encoding glycoside hydrolase family 10 protein, with amino-acid sequence MNRRQFVQTVGSVASAQPLSAARGTALCLNEDNSHWFFTRAGQTHTKESVAAFVDQYAETQVRELVLSGNSQRTSFASKVWDPIWKGYDPDGPDDQPLFRSTTGEGRVNARKWVHTAWSLAQQGIDPYAVWIERARRRGLSPWISMRMNDLHNVDDPDSYMHSTFWRQNPQFRRLPWRAVDWRDRAFDFAHEEVRAYHFRLVEEYLERYDVDGLELDWMRFGFHFSPGRETEGGRLLTEFVRKTRRLADSWAKRRGHKIGLGARVPSRPQTAIDLGLDGALWAREGLIDLLVFTPFWASAETDMPVELWRRLAGDRVTLAAGLELLLRPYPAYRPIPMNSIETVRGAAASLLERGADRVYLFNYMDSQTQMPDAENYPALLHECGRLQTLAGKARRHVVTYADTSAPGEPSPTQLPQKLAAGQWAAFRVHCGPALQRARVRMELEGGGLGAVRVNGQECSAAGAEMGVKPGPERGFMTWTMPGGVAGRVVIDVQAQAAVTIHWVEIAGT
- a CDS encoding M61 metallopeptidase family protein, which encodes MLKRRIILPAVLMAASLLPAAQDNPPGAPPALELTLRPAAPDTAGIIPSVDVTLVFPVFATVELAFLPNNVETVARTITLVTARDAAGPLPLRVTDDPESAEGPARHWSAGRPVQGPVTLRYRAPISNRPAPRGAAPPLELRSDTGAFSGAGASFLLLPRSAAPDRLRLHWDLSAMPAGARGVSSLGSGDRTVLLEDAIGRLKSTFFLAGRLQLFPEQPPERGFFSAWHGTPPMDLARLMASEQKLYAFYEKFFSRPAESPYGVFLRENPVNPGGGMGLTDSFIATFGPKVTAEDLTITLAHEMLHTFAGGLDQPAGLEGSWFSEGLAVHYARLLALRAGQITPAEFLHDLNSTAGRYYTNAFLGTPNSEIPKRFWADTRIRVLPYDRGSLYFAVLDTQLRAASHAQTGLDELLMQFLARRKRALPLDETAWCSLLEQALGTPGPESYRAMLAGALQLPESGAFGPQFERTTTRLRRYELGFAPEVLIEPRRVVRGLKEDSAAARAGLRNGDEITRPVPQDVVQAQQEATLTLHVSRAGQSLVITYLPRGEEVDAWQWRMAGGPPRR
- a CDS encoding glycoside hydrolase family 140 protein; its protein translation is MLTLSLAAACPVWGAVRGRLKVSANHHYLQYEDGTPFFYLGDTAWELMHRLDREAVDRYLENRARKGFTVIQAVVLAQIGGLTEPNAYGDLPLNGKDPAQPNEAYFRHVDYIVSKAESLGLFVGMLPTWGSYWNLTPGNTGHIFNVENARTYGRFLGRRYKDKPIIWILGGDRTITSEEERAVMNAMAAGLEEGDGKTHLKTFHPSGPGQSSNHLHNAPWLDFNMYQSSHGAQDHDNGLYAEHDYALQPPKPTLDGEPRYEQMPVGFYFQNYSRHIRFDDYDARQAAYWSLFAGACGHTYGNNNIWPMWQPGRAPAIFSDIPWYEALDHPGAFQMTFVRRLFDSRPFQTLEPYPAIVKSGPATGGAKVRALRAANGSFAFIYSPRGESFTVDKNAIQAKRVREIWYDPRYGVARQIHISDNWGYQTYTPPTSGRGNDWILILEDEAAQFPLPGTSAPAPAAR